The proteins below are encoded in one region of Tessaracoccus aquimaris:
- the yaaA gene encoding peroxide stress protein YaaA, with protein sequence MLTVLSPAKSLDYESKLPTRKHSEPRLLGQSDGLIEIMRTKTPADISHLMHISDDLAHLNATRYAQWSREHTLKNSRQAVLAFNGDVYQGMQAYDFDARDFTDAQKTLRILSGLYGLLRPLDLIEPYRLEMGTKLASSRGRTLYDWWGTQVTDLLAKDLEASPGSPVLVNLASNEYAKVIDQRRLGARVVSPRFEDRDKNGEPRIVSFFAKRARGSMAGWMVRNRVRSAAKLADFDVDGYSYDEARSSRNEPVFVR encoded by the coding sequence ATGCTCACCGTCCTGTCGCCCGCGAAGTCTCTCGACTACGAGTCGAAACTGCCGACCCGCAAGCACTCGGAGCCGCGACTGCTGGGCCAGTCCGACGGGCTCATCGAGATCATGCGGACCAAGACGCCCGCCGACATCTCCCACCTGATGCACATCTCCGACGACCTGGCGCACCTGAACGCGACCCGCTATGCGCAGTGGTCTCGCGAGCACACGCTGAAGAACTCCCGCCAGGCAGTCCTCGCCTTCAACGGCGACGTGTACCAGGGGATGCAGGCCTACGACTTCGACGCGCGCGACTTCACCGACGCCCAGAAGACCCTGCGGATCCTGTCGGGGCTCTACGGGCTGCTGCGCCCGCTCGACCTGATCGAGCCCTACCGCCTCGAGATGGGCACCAAGCTCGCCTCGAGCCGGGGTCGCACGCTGTACGACTGGTGGGGAACGCAGGTGACCGACCTGCTTGCCAAGGATCTGGAGGCCTCCCCCGGTTCGCCGGTGCTGGTGAACCTCGCGAGCAACGAGTACGCCAAGGTGATCGACCAGCGTCGGCTCGGCGCCCGGGTCGTGTCGCCCCGCTTCGAGGACCGCGACAAGAACGGCGAGCCCCGCATCGTCAGCTTCTTCGCGAAGCGAGCCCGCGGCTCGATGGCAGGCTGGATGGTACGCAACCGGGTCCGCTCGGCCGCCAAGCTCGCCGACTTCGACGTCGACGGTTACTCCTACGACGAGGCCCGTTCCAGCAGGAACGAGCCGGTCTTCGTCCGCTGA
- a CDS encoding lysophospholipid acyltransferase family protein → MSGEVEQSNSRYTSRLQATSRSTAQFLLLKPALNRLLKIHVHGIANLDGLEGAFAVYGNHSSHLDAPLILCSMPGRLSRYVATGAAGDFFFGNWVKSISMNLFMNAFAVDRGKGGKGRRGMAGHLLQDGVPILLFPEGTRSRTGAMGPFTPGVASLCVSRGVPALPVALVGAYEAWPSNQKHLPKGRPEVHVVFGRPLTPYPGEIALEFNERMRRQLLEVHDTTARAYGRKTLAEYERSLALQKAEQTEIASLAENAKEQADKQEDR, encoded by the coding sequence GTGTCGGGCGAGGTCGAACAGAGCAACTCGCGCTACACCTCCCGCCTGCAGGCGACCAGTAGGTCGACCGCACAGTTCCTGCTGCTGAAGCCGGCCCTCAACCGGCTGCTGAAGATCCACGTGCATGGCATCGCCAACCTGGACGGGCTCGAGGGTGCCTTCGCCGTCTACGGCAACCACTCCTCGCACCTGGACGCCCCGCTGATCCTCTGCTCCATGCCGGGCAGGCTCTCCAGGTACGTTGCCACCGGCGCCGCCGGGGACTTCTTCTTCGGCAACTGGGTCAAGTCGATCTCCATGAACCTCTTCATGAACGCCTTCGCCGTCGACCGGGGTAAGGGCGGAAAGGGCCGCAGGGGCATGGCCGGTCACCTCCTCCAGGACGGCGTCCCGATCCTTCTCTTCCCAGAGGGCACCCGGTCGCGCACCGGTGCCATGGGCCCGTTCACCCCTGGCGTCGCATCGCTGTGCGTCTCGCGCGGCGTCCCGGCACTTCCCGTCGCCCTCGTCGGCGCCTACGAGGCGTGGCCGTCGAACCAGAAGCACCTGCCGAAGGGCCGACCGGAGGTTCACGTGGTCTTCGGGCGCCCCTTGACCCCTTATCCGGGAGAGATCGCGCTCGAGTTCAATGAGCGGATGCGCCGCCAATTGCTGGAAGTCCACGACACGACGGCCCGCGCATACGGTAGAAAGACGCTTGCCGAGTACGAGCGAAGCCTCGCCTTGCAGAAGGCCGAGCAGACAGAGATTGCTTCCTTGGCCGAAAACGCCAAGGAGCAGGCCGACAAGCAGGAGGACCGATGA
- a CDS encoding DUF4190 domain-containing protein, producing MNAKQEVEMSSSPFDREHESYEPNYLTPGYETSASPSDPDPAAPETEPIPPARAAVEPEVVEAPEPAPRAEPSVQPTSGPDFSSAYEVLDDGPAASSVYDEGYVTPTPAPVVETGYQTPAPAPINLQQPRPRPMPHPMVPMRPQNYGYGYHPNVVPYQQPYPVQPYPYSYGPVVPEHPSSTTVGVLGVVSFGVWVTAPVAWYLGAKAKKEIARGAPYRFSGFAQFGYVVGIIYSVFGILLFGLMMLGIMFG from the coding sequence GTGAACGCCAAGCAGGAGGTGGAGATGTCCTCGTCGCCGTTCGACCGCGAACATGAGTCGTACGAGCCGAACTATCTGACGCCCGGATACGAGACGTCAGCGTCTCCGTCCGACCCCGATCCGGCGGCGCCCGAGACCGAGCCGATCCCCCCCGCCAGGGCCGCCGTCGAGCCGGAGGTCGTCGAGGCACCTGAGCCCGCCCCGCGGGCCGAACCGTCGGTCCAACCGACGTCGGGACCCGACTTCTCGTCGGCCTACGAGGTGCTGGACGATGGGCCAGCAGCCTCGAGCGTCTATGACGAGGGCTACGTCACTCCAACCCCTGCGCCGGTCGTGGAGACGGGCTACCAGACCCCCGCGCCGGCGCCAATCAACCTGCAGCAGCCTCGTCCGCGACCCATGCCCCATCCGATGGTGCCGATGCGGCCGCAGAACTACGGCTACGGCTACCACCCGAACGTCGTGCCGTACCAGCAGCCGTACCCGGTGCAGCCATACCCCTACAGCTACGGCCCGGTCGTTCCGGAGCACCCGTCGAGCACGACGGTGGGTGTCCTTGGCGTGGTCAGCTTCGGCGTGTGGGTAACGGCCCCCGTCGCGTGGTACCTGGGTGCGAAGGCCAAGAAGGAAATTGCGCGCGGGGCCCCGTACCGCTTCTCGGGGTTCGCCCAGTTCGGCTACGTCGTCGGGATCATCTACTCGGTCTTCGGGATCCTCCTTTTCGGACTCATGATGCTGGGGATCATGTTCGGCTAA
- a CDS encoding FAD-binding oxidoreductase — protein MIEGVKQQKWWGWGEDGLAYRYEDKPKFPAFVQKMVGIDVTRPVKPIPPFSSLDVPASQLSDDLHAKFDEILGAKYVQTDDETRVVHAYGKGVRDLIRIRKGDLGRVPDVVLYPGTQDEVEKLLDAAVAADAVVIPFGGGSNIVASLEAEPGESRQVISVNMGRLSKVLEIDETSGLAHIQAGVFGPDMEDQLNARGWTMGHHPDSFVWSTLGGWIATRSSGMQSDKYGDISDICRGLTMVMPGQVLSLRPLPSSSSGPSVREMVLGSEGRLGIITSAWVNVHRIPEVRELQAYFFPTYEDGLKACEQIVASDAAVMMARVSDPIETQYIMANGKKSGRVSSLANKAIQRIMLQKGWDLENIAMSFIGFEGSANHVRYEKGLVGKIVKENGGLGVGKGPGTLYDQKKYDTPYIRDFMLDRGLICDVSETTTPWAHAAEIHSVIIERFQQAMDDLGVRGVVFCHLSHSYHSGACQYFTFAIADDSDHQEETYDVAKRVIQQGFMDFHGTVSHHHGVGEEHSPWLEQDISPAGVFIQRKLFEGVDPGSNLNPGKIIHDGRPGISSNSKDA, from the coding sequence ATGATCGAGGGCGTGAAGCAGCAGAAGTGGTGGGGCTGGGGCGAGGACGGCCTGGCGTACCGCTACGAGGACAAGCCCAAGTTCCCCGCCTTCGTGCAGAAGATGGTCGGGATCGACGTGACGCGCCCCGTCAAGCCGATCCCGCCGTTCTCCTCGCTCGACGTGCCCGCCTCGCAGTTGAGCGACGACCTGCACGCGAAATTCGACGAGATCCTCGGCGCGAAGTACGTGCAGACCGACGACGAGACGCGCGTCGTCCATGCCTACGGCAAGGGTGTGCGCGACCTGATCCGGATCCGCAAGGGCGACCTGGGCCGCGTCCCCGACGTCGTGCTCTACCCCGGCACGCAGGATGAGGTCGAGAAGCTGCTCGACGCCGCCGTTGCCGCCGACGCCGTCGTCATTCCCTTCGGCGGTGGGTCGAACATTGTGGCCTCGCTCGAGGCGGAGCCCGGCGAGTCGCGTCAGGTGATCTCGGTCAACATGGGTCGCCTCAGCAAGGTGCTCGAGATCGACGAGACCTCCGGCCTGGCGCACATCCAGGCCGGCGTCTTCGGGCCCGACATGGAGGATCAGCTCAACGCCCGCGGCTGGACCATGGGGCACCACCCCGATTCCTTCGTCTGGTCGACCCTCGGTGGCTGGATCGCCACCCGGAGTTCGGGCATGCAGTCCGACAAGTACGGCGACATCTCAGACATCTGCCGCGGCCTCACCATGGTGATGCCCGGCCAGGTCCTTTCGCTCCGGCCGCTGCCGTCGTCGTCGTCCGGCCCTAGCGTCCGCGAGATGGTGCTCGGCTCCGAGGGTCGCCTCGGCATCATCACCTCGGCCTGGGTCAATGTGCACCGCATCCCGGAGGTCCGCGAACTGCAGGCCTACTTCTTCCCGACCTACGAGGACGGGCTGAAGGCGTGTGAGCAGATCGTTGCCTCGGACGCAGCCGTCATGATGGCGCGCGTGTCCGACCCGATCGAGACGCAGTACATCATGGCCAACGGCAAGAAGTCGGGGCGCGTCTCCTCGCTGGCGAACAAGGCCATCCAGCGGATCATGCTGCAGAAGGGCTGGGACCTCGAGAACATCGCGATGAGCTTCATCGGCTTCGAGGGCAGCGCCAACCACGTGCGCTACGAGAAGGGCCTCGTCGGCAAGATCGTCAAGGAGAACGGCGGCCTTGGCGTCGGCAAGGGCCCGGGCACGCTGTACGACCAGAAGAAGTACGACACCCCCTACATCCGCGACTTCATGCTCGACCGCGGCCTGATCTGCGACGTGTCGGAGACGACGACGCCGTGGGCGCACGCCGCCGAGATCCACTCGGTGATCATCGAGCGCTTCCAGCAGGCCATGGACGACCTCGGCGTGCGCGGCGTCGTGTTCTGCCACCTCAGCCACTCGTACCATTCGGGCGCGTGCCAGTACTTCACGTTCGCGATCGCCGACGACTCGGACCACCAGGAGGAGACGTACGACGTCGCCAAGCGGGTCATCCAGCAGGGCTTCATGGACTTCCACGGCACGGTGTCGCACCACCACGGCGTCGGCGAGGAACACAGCCCGTGGCTGGAGCAGGACATCTCGCCCGCTGGCGTGTTCATCCAGCGCAAGCTGTTCGAGGGCGTCGACCCCGGTAGCAACCTCAACCCGGGCAAGATCATCCACGACGGTCGCCCGGGGATCTCGTCGAACTCCAAGGACGCGTAG